One window from the genome of Glycine soja cultivar W05 chromosome 12, ASM419377v2, whole genome shotgun sequence encodes:
- the LOC114378287 gene encoding uncharacterized protein LOC114378287: MWNCCLKNNQVSSQDEDKEGEKVEKIIKTISCGMKKKVRLKTEDGEGSHHGDSASGPVRIRLVVTKEELKRMLRNRNENDPQHTSLEQLLSDMVLRDKRVFEVEKYGGSVNSWRPGLESIPEDCSTK, encoded by the coding sequence ATGTGGAACTGCTGCCTTAAAAACAACCAAGTATCATCACAAGATGAAGATAAAGAAGGTGAGAAAGTTGAGAAGATCATAAAGACAATTTCATGTGGCATGAAGAAGAAGGTAAGGCTCAAAACAGAAGATGGTGAAGGAAGTCATCATGGTGATTCTGCAAGTGGCCCTGTGAGGATTAGGCTGGTGGTGACTAAGGAAGAATTGAAGAGGATGTTGAGAAATAGGAATGAGAATGATCCTCAGCACACTTCGTTGGAGCAGTTACTAAGCGATATGGTGTTGAGAGATAAAAGGGTGTTTGAGGTTGAAAAATATGGTGGGAGCGTAAATTCTTGGAGGCCAGGTTTAGAAAGCATTCCGGAGGATTGCTCAACGAAGTAG